One genomic region from Rosa rugosa chromosome 1, drRosRugo1.1, whole genome shotgun sequence encodes:
- the LOC133722893 gene encoding probable mannitol dehydrogenase produces MVASPDQEHPKKAFGWAARDTSGVLSPFNFSRRETGEKDVAFKVLYCGICHSDLHMAKNEWGSTTYPVVPGHEIVGVVTEVGSKVQNIKVGDRVGVGCMVGSCRSCDSCADHLENYCPKMILTYGSKYIDGTMTYGGYSDIMVADEHFIVRIPENLPLDGAAPLLCAGITTYSPLRHFGLDKPGMHVGVVGLGGLGHVAVKFAKALGVKVTVISTSPKKKAEAVERLHADSFLVSSDQNEMQAAMGTMDGIIDTVSAFHPLVPLIGLLKAHGKLVMVGAPEKPLELPVFPLIMGRKIIGGSCIGGMKETQEMIDFAAKHNITADIEVIPIDYLNTAMERLLKADVRYRFVIDIGNTLKASS; encoded by the exons ATGGTGGCATCTCCAGACCAAGAACACCCCAAGAAGGCCTTTGGATGGGCTGCCAGGGACACATCTGGTGTTCTTTCCCCATTCAATTTCTCAAGAAG GGAAACTGGCGAGAAAGATGTGGCCTTTAAAGTGTTGTACTGTGGGATATGCCATTCTGACCTTCACATGGCCAAGAATGAATGGGGTTCTACTACCTACCCTGTGGTTCCTGG GCATGAGATTGTTGGTGTAGTGACTGAGGTAGGGAGTAAAGTGCAGAACATCAAGGTTGGAGACAGGGTAGGTGTTGGATGCATGGTGGGATCTTGTCGATCTTGTGATAGTTGTGCCGACCACCTTGAAAACTACTGCCCCAAGATGATACTCACGTATGGTTCCAAGTACATTGATGGAACCATGACGTACGGAGGTTACTCTGACATCATGGTGGCTGACGAGCATTTCATTGTTCGCATTCCTGAGAACCTCCCTCTTGATGGTGCTGCTCCTCTCCTATGTGCTGGCATTACAACTTACAGCCCCTTGAGACATTTTGGACTTGACAAACCTGGTATGCATGTGGGCGTGGTTGGTCTAGGCGGTCTAGGCCACGTGGCTGTGAAGTTTGCTAAGGCTCTGGGGGTTAAGGTTACAGTTATTAGTACCTCCCCTAAGAAGAAGGCAGAAGCTGTTGAACGACTCCATGCTGATTCATTTTTGGTCAGCAGTGACCAAAATGAGATGCAG GCCGCCATGGGCACAATGGATGGGATCATTGACACGGTTTCTGCATTCCACCCTCTCGTGCCTTTGATTGGTTTGTTGAAGGCTCATGGAAAACTTGTGATGGTTGGTGCACCAGAGAAGCCTCTTGAGCTTCCAGTTTTTCCTCTGATCATGG GAAGGAAGATTATAGGGGGTAGTTGTATTGGGGGTATGAAGGAGACACAGGAGATGATTGATTTTGCAGCCAAGCACAACATAACAGCTGACATTGAGGTTATCCCAATTGATTATCTGAACACTGCCATGGAGCGCCTTCTCAAAGCAGATGTCAGATACCGGTTTGTCATTGACATTGGAAACACATTGAAGGCCAGCTCCTGA